A single genomic interval of Zunongwangia sp. HGR-M22 harbors:
- a CDS encoding M1 family metallopeptidase, translating into MKTIKLICSAFLLFAITGVNAQEEQQETPKPQGHTNQNKFRQLYQEFRDPSMYRTASGAPGEAYYQNEADYQMDIVLDDENTKLSGEETITYHNNSKNKLEYLWMQLDQNIRKKDAPALEKGSSGMAPVAQTGRFADQYLKQPFDGGFNIEEVKTDGDKLSYTINNTMMRIDLPEPLEAGESFTFSVKWWYNVNNHVTNRARSGYEQFEDGNRAYEIAQFFPRMAVYNDVEGWQNMQFWGSGEFALPFGDYEVNITVPADHVMEATGELQNRDDVYTKDMMKRFKKAKKSYDEPVIIRTQEEAVEASKDFEKKTKTWTYKAEMVRDFAFATSRRFILDMMAVKMNDDSDVMAVSIYPKEGNPLWEKWSTRVVASTLESYSDHTFIYPYHKAVSVHAKNQGMEYPMICWNYGRPDENGEYSDRVKFGMMGVIIHEVGHNFFPMIVNSDERQWGWMDEGINTFVQYLAEQEFGERYPEAIEGYDKYPSRRGIPANIVPYMKGNQDFIAPIMANPEEVYQLGNNAYGKPATALNILRETVMGRELFDHAFHTYSQRWMFKHPTPEDFFRTMEDASAVDLDWFWRGWFYSTDYTDIGVEDVKKYYVTDKQTKEGLELLERYGANPDEIDAIYVVEEGNEEFEKSMEGKSILENSEKLNAYVMDNFSAEERNNLEVPKYFYQVTFNKPGGLVMPLIVELTYADGSTEMKRYPVQVWMKNDSDVVKTIASNKEITKVVVDPDLETADVDLSNNSWPKEETPNEFEEFKNKSDG; encoded by the coding sequence ATGAAAACAATCAAACTGATATGTTCAGCGTTTTTATTGTTTGCAATTACAGGAGTGAACGCCCAGGAAGAGCAACAAGAAACCCCCAAACCGCAGGGACATACTAACCAAAACAAATTTAGACAATTATACCAGGAATTTAGAGATCCTAGTATGTATCGTACTGCCTCTGGAGCGCCTGGTGAAGCCTATTATCAAAACGAAGCCGACTATCAAATGGATATCGTTTTAGATGATGAAAATACAAAGCTAAGCGGCGAAGAAACCATAACTTATCACAACAATTCAAAAAATAAACTAGAGTATCTATGGATGCAATTAGATCAAAACATCCGTAAAAAAGATGCTCCAGCTCTAGAAAAAGGATCTAGCGGTATGGCGCCTGTTGCTCAAACTGGTCGTTTTGCCGACCAATATTTAAAACAACCTTTTGACGGTGGTTTTAATATCGAGGAAGTAAAAACAGATGGTGATAAATTATCATATACCATCAATAATACAATGATGCGTATCGATCTTCCAGAGCCTTTAGAGGCAGGGGAGAGCTTCACATTCAGCGTAAAATGGTGGTATAATGTAAACAATCACGTTACCAATAGAGCACGTTCTGGTTATGAGCAATTTGAGGATGGAAACAGAGCTTACGAAATTGCCCAGTTTTTCCCAAGAATGGCTGTTTACAACGATGTTGAAGGATGGCAAAACATGCAGTTTTGGGGTAGTGGAGAATTTGCCCTTCCATTTGGAGATTACGAAGTTAATATTACCGTGCCTGCAGACCATGTAATGGAAGCAACAGGAGAACTTCAAAATCGTGATGATGTCTATACTAAAGACATGATGAAACGTTTTAAGAAAGCAAAAAAATCTTACGACGAGCCTGTAATTATTAGAACACAAGAAGAAGCGGTAGAAGCTTCTAAAGATTTTGAAAAGAAAACAAAAACCTGGACGTACAAGGCCGAGATGGTTAGAGATTTCGCTTTTGCCACATCAAGAAGATTTATCTTAGATATGATGGCTGTTAAAATGAATGACGACAGCGATGTAATGGCAGTATCAATTTACCCAAAAGAAGGTAATCCACTTTGGGAAAAATGGTCTACCAGAGTAGTAGCTTCTACATTAGAGAGCTATTCAGATCATACTTTTATTTATCCTTATCACAAAGCAGTTTCAGTACATGCTAAAAATCAAGGAATGGAGTATCCTATGATTTGTTGGAACTATGGTCGTCCAGACGAAAATGGAGAATATAGCGACCGCGTTAAATTTGGGATGATGGGAGTTATTATTCACGAAGTAGGACATAATTTCTTTCCAATGATCGTGAATAGTGATGAGCGCCAATGGGGTTGGATGGACGAAGGTATTAATACCTTTGTGCAATATTTAGCTGAGCAGGAATTTGGAGAAAGATATCCTGAAGCTATAGAAGGTTACGACAAATACCCATCTCGTCGTGGTATCCCAGCTAATATTGTTCCTTACATGAAAGGAAACCAGGATTTTATTGCACCAATTATGGCAAATCCAGAAGAGGTTTACCAACTAGGGAATAATGCTTATGGTAAGCCGGCAACAGCGCTGAATATTTTAAGAGAAACTGTTATGGGGCGTGAGTTGTTTGATCATGCTTTCCATACCTATTCTCAAAGATGGATGTTTAAACACCCAACGCCAGAAGATTTCTTTAGAACTATGGAAGATGCTTCAGCAGTAGATTTAGACTGGTTCTGGAGAGGATGGTTTTACAGCACAGATTATACAGACATTGGTGTAGAAGATGTTAAGAAATACTACGTTACCGATAAGCAAACAAAAGAAGGGCTTGAACTTTTAGAACGTTACGGTGCTAATCCAGATGAAATTGATGCCATTTATGTAGTAGAAGAAGGAAACGAAGAGTTTGAGAAAAGTATGGAAGGCAAAAGCATTTTAGAAAATTCTGAAAAACTTAATGCTTATGTAATGGATAATTTTTCTGCTGAAGAGCGTAATAATTTAGAAGTACCAAAATATTTCTATCAGGTTACTTTCAATAAGCCAGGTGGTTTAGTGATGCCTTTAATTGTAGAACTTACTTATGCCGATGGTTCTACTGAGATGAAAAGATATCCTGTACAGGTTTGGATGAAAAATGATAGCGATGTTGTAAAAACTATCGCTTCTAATAAAGAAATTACCAAGGTAGTGGTAGATCCAGATTTAGAAACAGCAGATGTTGATTTAAGCAATAATAGCTGGCCAAAAGAAGAAACTCCTAATGAGTTTGAAGAGTTTAAAAATAAATCTGACGGATAG
- a CDS encoding O-methyltransferase, with protein sequence MEFLSESIIEYCENHSEKEPGYLAKLNRETHQKVLQPRMLSGHYQGRLLSLISKLVNPKHILEIGTYTGYSALCLAEGLQPEGKLHTIDINEELFDFQQKYFQKSAFKDQIIQHLGDATAIIPQLDLSFDLVFIDADKPNYPKYFEIIMEKMNRGGLILSDNVLWSGKVLEKVKKNDTSTEALLKYNKMLAEDERVETVVLPLRDGLTLSRVKN encoded by the coding sequence ATGGAGTTTTTGTCTGAAAGCATTATTGAATATTGCGAAAATCATTCTGAAAAAGAACCTGGATATTTAGCAAAACTGAATCGGGAAACACATCAAAAAGTGTTGCAACCGCGCATGCTAAGCGGGCATTATCAGGGACGTTTATTAAGTTTAATCTCAAAACTGGTAAATCCTAAGCACATTTTGGAGATCGGTACCTACACAGGCTATTCTGCACTTTGCTTGGCAGAAGGACTGCAGCCAGAAGGTAAATTACACACGATCGATATAAATGAAGAACTTTTTGACTTTCAGCAGAAATATTTTCAAAAATCAGCATTTAAAGATCAGATTATTCAGCATTTGGGCGATGCGACTGCTATAATACCACAATTAGACCTCAGCTTCGACCTGGTTTTTATTGATGCAGACAAGCCAAATTATCCAAAATATTTTGAAATAATTATGGAGAAAATGAATCGGGGCGGATTGATCCTATCTGATAATGTATTGTGGAGTGGTAAAGTTTTAGAGAAAGTAAAAAAGAATGATACTTCTACTGAAGCATTATTAAAATATAATAAAATGCTTGCTGAAGACGAGCGGGTTGAAACTGTGGTTTTACCACTTCGCGACGGGCTTACCTTAAGTCGGGTTAAAAATTAA
- a CDS encoding DUF6702 family protein codes for MKKYRFLIAFILACLCLSATSHKFYLSVTEIEYKEDKKDLQIISKVFIDDFQDVLEQRYGETITLSVEAEKGPVEKLIQKYLKSKLQISADGKPIALHYLGKKYDKDQLILFIEGENVETFNSIKITNAILTDLFDEQKNVVNVKVKDDIKSLMLMRNADTDVLNFDD; via the coding sequence ATGAAAAAATACAGATTTTTAATAGCATTTATTTTGGCTTGCCTTTGTTTGAGCGCGACCTCACATAAATTCTATTTAAGTGTCACTGAAATTGAATATAAAGAAGACAAGAAGGATCTGCAGATAATTTCAAAAGTGTTTATAGATGATTTTCAAGATGTTTTAGAGCAACGATATGGAGAAACTATCACTTTATCTGTAGAAGCAGAAAAGGGTCCTGTAGAAAAATTAATTCAGAAATATCTAAAATCAAAACTTCAAATTTCAGCAGATGGGAAACCCATTGCACTGCATTATCTAGGAAAAAAATACGATAAGGATCAACTAATATTATTTATTGAGGGTGAAAACGTCGAGACATTTAATTCAATAAAAATTACGAATGCAATTCTAACCGATCTGTTTGATGAGCAAAAAAACGTGGTTAATGTGAAGGTAAAAGATGATATTAAAAGCCTGATGTTAATGAGAAATGCAGATACAGATGTGTTAAATTTCGACGATTAG
- a CDS encoding DASH family cryptochrome, with protein sequence MSAGLIWFENNLRIKDNKALAEACKNHDRAIAIYCFDPRKFEITRYGFPKTGKFRTKFLIESIIQLQQNLENLNISLLIFQKKPEEIIPEIAENHKIEALYLQEEWTSEESKVIEAVKNKLPNTEFRSFYTQFLFHPDDIPYNDFSEIPKVYTEFRKKCEKHVEVRKEIEIPQQKPNSNLLKNTSEIPSLDQLGFEEFQQDSRTAFPFKGGEDEAWKRIQEYFWDTKKLSEYKQKRNGLLGKDYSSKLSAWLAHGSISAVSIYHEVKKFEKEITKNEDTYWLIFELIWRDFFKFISLKHGNSIFKLGGILNKELDWNFDKTSLKNWINGETKEDFVNANMKEIAKTGFMSNRGRQNVNSYWAKELEQDWRAGAAYFESVLIDYDVHSNWGNWMYNSGVGNDPRDRKFNIKSQADRYDPNNEYQNTWLKH encoded by the coding sequence ATGAGTGCAGGACTAATCTGGTTTGAAAATAATTTAAGAATTAAGGACAATAAGGCATTAGCTGAAGCTTGCAAAAATCACGATCGCGCAATTGCTATTTATTGTTTTGATCCCAGAAAGTTTGAAATCACTAGATACGGTTTCCCAAAAACTGGAAAATTTAGAACGAAATTTCTAATTGAAAGTATTATTCAACTTCAGCAAAATCTAGAGAATCTAAATATAAGTCTTCTTATTTTTCAGAAAAAACCGGAAGAAATTATTCCTGAAATTGCCGAAAATCATAAAATTGAAGCCCTTTATTTGCAGGAAGAATGGACTTCAGAAGAAAGCAAAGTTATTGAAGCGGTAAAAAATAAACTTCCAAATACCGAATTTCGATCTTTTTACACGCAATTTTTATTTCATCCTGATGATATTCCTTATAACGACTTCAGTGAAATTCCGAAAGTCTATACAGAATTTCGAAAAAAATGCGAGAAACATGTTGAAGTCCGAAAAGAAATTGAAATTCCGCAGCAAAAACCAAACAGTAATTTACTAAAAAATACTTCAGAAATACCGAGTCTTGATCAATTAGGATTTGAAGAATTTCAGCAGGATTCCAGAACGGCTTTTCCGTTTAAAGGCGGTGAAGACGAAGCTTGGAAAAGAATTCAGGAGTACTTTTGGGACACCAAAAAGCTTTCAGAATATAAACAAAAACGAAACGGACTACTGGGTAAAGACTATAGTTCTAAACTTTCTGCTTGGTTAGCACACGGAAGTATTTCTGCAGTAAGTATCTATCATGAAGTTAAAAAATTTGAAAAGGAAATCACCAAAAATGAAGATACGTATTGGTTGATTTTCGAGCTTATCTGGCGAGACTTTTTTAAATTCATTTCTTTAAAACATGGCAATTCAATTTTTAAGCTCGGCGGAATTCTGAATAAAGAATTAGATTGGAATTTCGATAAAACCAGTTTAAAAAATTGGATTAATGGCGAAACCAAAGAAGATTTTGTGAATGCGAATATGAAAGAAATTGCCAAAACCGGATTTATGAGTAATCGTGGTCGGCAAAATGTAAATAGCTATTGGGCAAAAGAATTGGAACAGGATTGGCGAGCCGGTGCTGCATATTTTGAGAGTGTTTTGATCGATTACGATGTGCATAGCAATTGGGGAAATTGGATGTACAATAGCGGTGTCGGGAATGATCCGCGTGATAGAAAATTCAATATCAAATCTCAAGCAGATCGTTACGATCCAAATAATGAATACCAAAATACATGGTTGAAACATTGA
- a CDS encoding leucine-rich repeat domain-containing protein, with amino-acid sequence MKGLSKIKDENLREVIVTTKAQDLESIIELNARDKGIENLDGIQYLKNLRKLQLGRNNIKDIAPISELTNLTGVFLERNLIMDITPLKKLESLPALDLSNNQILNIDCFTNKHKITWLDLSNNSVEKADHLSICKFLTTLNLSGNLMEDFDDFHTHNSLRHLRISDNKLKKIAIKSMQRLRSLDLSNNYISQLIFEELHPNLQQLDISSNFINELSFLDSVTNLTNFVASDNSLEDINTISGLAELKILYLWHTGIKNLNGIEKLKNLEELGIADNNIESILNLKDLKHLKLLLTGGNHKIADEEIKLFQNIVEEDFRSPDWKEL; translated from the coding sequence ATGAAAGGATTGTCAAAAATTAAGGATGAAAATCTTAGAGAAGTTATTGTAACTACTAAAGCTCAAGATTTAGAATCTATTATAGAACTGAACGCTAGAGATAAGGGTATTGAAAATTTAGATGGGATACAATACCTTAAAAATTTGCGTAAGTTACAGTTGGGCCGGAATAATATTAAAGATATTGCTCCAATATCTGAATTAACAAATTTAACAGGGGTTTTCCTGGAAAGGAATTTGATAATGGACATAACACCGTTAAAAAAACTGGAGTCTTTACCGGCATTAGATCTTAGTAATAATCAAATTTTAAATATAGATTGTTTTACAAATAAGCACAAAATTACATGGTTAGACTTAAGCAATAATTCTGTTGAAAAAGCTGATCATTTGTCTATTTGTAAGTTTCTTACTACGCTAAACTTAAGCGGTAATCTTATGGAAGATTTCGATGATTTTCACACCCATAATAGTTTAAGACATCTTAGGATTTCCGATAATAAATTAAAAAAGATAGCAATAAAGTCGATGCAACGACTGAGAAGTTTAGACCTATCTAATAATTATATATCACAGTTAATATTCGAGGAATTACATCCAAATTTACAGCAATTAGATATTTCATCAAATTTTATAAATGAATTGTCTTTTCTGGATTCCGTTACCAATCTCACAAATTTTGTTGCTTCAGATAATTCTTTAGAAGATATAAATACAATTTCAGGTTTAGCTGAGCTTAAAATATTGTATTTATGGCATACAGGTATTAAAAATTTGAATGGAATAGAAAAACTGAAAAATCTGGAGGAACTAGGAATTGCAGATAATAATATTGAAAGTATTCTTAATCTTAAAGATCTGAAACATTTAAAATTATTGCTTACTGGTGGAAACCATAAAATAGCTGATGAAGAAATTAAACTTTTTCAAAACATAGTTGAAGAAGATTTCAGATCTCCAGACTGGAAAGAGTTATAG
- a CDS encoding phosphatase PAP2 family protein, which translates to MLDQLKQWDRELFVYLNGLGIEDYDNFWIWFTQIRHWIPLYVLFFFLFFLAFHKKKAIYSSVFLLLSWVATFGLTSLTKHLVSRMRPNNNPDINQIIRILQEPTNFSFFSGHTSSAFVLATFVILVLRKTYKWIWLLYIWAIMLSLSRIFVGVHYPGDLFVGGLVGVIMAWIFYKIYLKYEYRFY; encoded by the coding sequence ATGTTAGATCAACTAAAACAGTGGGATAGAGAATTATTTGTATATCTCAATGGTTTAGGAATTGAAGATTACGACAATTTCTGGATTTGGTTTACGCAAATTAGGCATTGGATTCCTTTATATGTCCTATTTTTCTTTTTATTCTTCTTGGCATTTCATAAAAAGAAAGCTATTTATTCTTCTGTATTTCTATTATTATCCTGGGTTGCTACTTTTGGTCTTACCTCTTTGACTAAACATTTGGTAAGTAGAATGCGTCCTAATAATAATCCTGATATTAATCAAATTATAAGAATACTTCAGGAGCCTACTAATTTTAGCTTTTTTTCAGGACATACTTCTTCAGCATTTGTATTGGCAACTTTTGTAATACTGGTGCTGCGAAAAACATATAAATGGATTTGGTTACTCTATATCTGGGCAATTATGCTTTCACTTAGCCGAATTTTTGTAGGGGTTCATTATCCTGGAGATCTTTTTGTAGGAGGATTGGTAGGAGTAATTATGGCTTGGATTTTCTATAAAATCTACCTGAAATACGAATATCGATTTTATTAA
- the kynU gene encoding kynureninase: protein MQFENSRTFAQQLDAKDPLAKYRKEFIFPQRNGKDAIYFTGNSLGLQPKSAQNYVNEIMTDWGNLAVEGHFQAGKPWWDYHERFAEKLSKVVGAKPKEISVMNTLTVNLHLMMVSFYRPTEKRYKIICEEKAFPSDQYMISSQVRFHGYDPSDAIVELKKRDGEHNFRTEDILAKIEEVGEECALVLIGGVNYYTGQVFDMKTITEAGHKIGAFVGWDLAHAAGNIELKLHEWEVDFAAWCSYKYMNSGPGNASGCFVNEKYHNQKDIPRFEGWWGHNKERRFLMEPEFQPEDGADAWQISNAPVLALAPYLASLEMFDEVGMDALIEKRNKIVAYLEFILHEIDKKVDSSFEVITPANQKERGTQLSVFLHGEGKELFNYLMKNGVIPDWREPNVIRLAPAPFYCSYEDMYEFGQILKRGILE from the coding sequence ATGCAATTTGAAAATTCCCGCACATTTGCTCAGCAATTAGACGCCAAAGATCCTTTAGCAAAATATCGTAAAGAATTTATTTTTCCGCAGAGAAATGGAAAAGATGCTATTTATTTTACCGGAAATTCTTTGGGATTACAGCCAAAATCAGCACAAAATTATGTAAATGAGATCATGACCGATTGGGGAAATTTGGCAGTTGAAGGTCATTTTCAAGCAGGAAAGCCATGGTGGGATTATCACGAGCGTTTTGCTGAAAAACTCTCTAAAGTTGTCGGAGCAAAGCCAAAAGAAATTTCTGTGATGAATACGCTAACGGTAAATTTGCATTTAATGATGGTGTCGTTTTATAGGCCTACAGAGAAGCGATATAAGATTATTTGTGAAGAAAAAGCTTTTCCAAGCGATCAATATATGATTTCCAGTCAGGTTCGTTTTCATGGTTATGATCCGTCTGATGCTATAGTTGAATTAAAAAAACGAGACGGCGAGCATAATTTTAGAACCGAAGATATTCTTGCAAAGATTGAAGAGGTAGGCGAGGAGTGCGCCTTAGTATTAATTGGCGGGGTGAATTATTATACCGGGCAGGTTTTCGATATGAAAACTATTACAGAAGCAGGACATAAAATTGGCGCTTTTGTAGGATGGGATTTGGCCCATGCAGCCGGAAATATCGAATTGAAATTGCACGAATGGGAAGTAGATTTTGCCGCATGGTGTAGTTATAAATACATGAATAGCGGTCCCGGCAATGCATCGGGTTGTTTTGTAAATGAGAAATATCATAATCAAAAAGATATTCCAAGATTTGAAGGTTGGTGGGGGCACAACAAAGAGCGTCGCTTTTTAATGGAACCTGAATTTCAACCGGAAGATGGTGCAGATGCCTGGCAAATTAGTAATGCTCCCGTGCTTGCTTTAGCTCCTTATCTAGCATCTTTAGAAATGTTTGATGAGGTGGGGATGGATGCGCTTATCGAGAAGAGAAATAAGATCGTTGCTTATTTGGAGTTTATTTTACACGAAATAGATAAAAAGGTCGATAGTTCTTTTGAAGTAATTACCCCTGCAAACCAGAAAGAACGAGGCACGCAGCTTTCTGTGTTTTTGCACGGAGAAGGAAAAGAACTTTTTAATTATTTAATGAAAAATGGCGTAATCCCAGACTGGCGAGAACCCAATGTGATTCGGCTAGCACCGGCACCTTTCTACTGTTCTTATGAAGATATGTACGAATTTGGACAGATCTTAAAAAGAGGGATTTTGGAATAA
- a CDS encoding DUF2256 domain-containing protein: protein MKNVKKENLPQKICPVCNKPFSWRKKWAKNWEEVKYCSEKCRRNKTK, encoded by the coding sequence TTGAAAAATGTAAAGAAGGAAAATCTTCCGCAAAAGATCTGCCCAGTTTGCAATAAACCATTCAGTTGGCGTAAAAAATGGGCTAAAAATTGGGAGGAAGTTAAGTATTGCAGTGAAAAATGCCGCAGAAACAAAACAAAATAA
- a CDS encoding flavin reductase family protein — translation MKHVSAKEIESMEKIFRLNLINSITGYKSANLIATKSKDKGVNVAVFSSVTHLGSDPALLGFITRPDTVPRNTYKNIKDNKYFTVNHIHQDMIAKAHQTAAKYDEEVSEFHKTGLEEEYLDDFFAPYVKQCAVKIGCEYVNEYQIEENGTALVIGAIKHVYFDEGIQTPDGWLRLEDAGTVAINGLDGYALPALLDRFHYARPGQEIKSFFDNNEPRD, via the coding sequence ATGAAACATGTAAGCGCAAAGGAAATCGAAAGTATGGAAAAGATTTTTCGATTAAACCTTATAAATAGTATTACGGGCTATAAAAGTGCCAATCTAATCGCTACAAAATCTAAAGATAAAGGTGTGAATGTAGCCGTATTTAGTTCGGTTACACATCTTGGGAGCGATCCTGCCCTATTAGGTTTTATTACTCGCCCCGATACTGTTCCTCGCAATACGTATAAAAATATAAAGGATAACAAGTATTTTACAGTAAATCACATTCATCAAGACATGATTGCCAAGGCACATCAAACCGCTGCCAAATACGATGAAGAAGTTTCTGAATTTCATAAAACCGGCTTGGAAGAAGAATATTTAGATGACTTTTTTGCGCCTTATGTAAAGCAATGTGCGGTAAAAATTGGTTGCGAATATGTAAACGAATACCAAATTGAAGAAAACGGAACTGCACTAGTTATTGGCGCCATTAAACATGTTTATTTTGATGAAGGCATCCAAACACCAGATGGTTGGTTACGATTGGAAGATGCCGGTACGGTTGCCATTAATGGTTTAGATGGTTATGCCCTGCCAGCGCTTTTAGATCGATTTCATTATGCAAGACCAGGCCAGGAAATTAAAAGCTTTTTTGATAACAATGAACCTAGAGATTGA
- a CDS encoding lmo0937 family membrane protein yields the protein MRDLIWLIIVLLVIGWLVGYFAFPDLGSIIHILIVIAVILILYKLLTGRRL from the coding sequence ATGAGAGATTTAATTTGGCTAATTATTGTGTTACTAGTTATAGGATGGCTTGTAGGTTATTTTGCATTTCCAGATTTAGGAAGCATCATACATATCCTTATTGTTATTGCTGTAATCTTGATATTGTATAAATTACTCACAGGACGTAGGTTATAA
- a CDS encoding cryptochrome/photolyase family protein — translation MVETLKRLRLILGDQLNHQHSWFKEEQENITYIFMEMRQETDYTVHHIQKVVGFFLAMRNFADHLKERDHQVIYYRISDENNQQDLAENIKQLIAENDIEKFEYQLPDEYRLDEQLKKICDSLSIQTEAYDTEHFLTKRDDLEKFYAGKKQMTMEYFYRDMRKKYDIMMATKNDPEGGKWNFDKSNRKKWTGKPEIPHERGFRKDVSALVKEIEEAGIKTIGNIDEKSFNWPTSREDGLSVLNYFCKNLLIHFGDFQDALHTDKAYLFHSRLSFCMNTKMLSPKEVIDSVVGYYYDHTDEIDISQVEGFVRQILGWREYMRGIYWLKMPGYRRSNKLDNQNELPPFYWNGNTKMNCLHHAITQSLDNAYAHHIQRLMITGNYALLTQCHPDEVDAWYLGIYIDAIEWVEITNTRGMSQFADGGIVATKPYVSSGSYINKMSNYCKNCHYKVSKKTEEDACPFNSLYWNFLDDKKEYFRNNQRMNMMMSLLEKKDAQEITKIKERAAQIIKNPSDF, via the coding sequence ATGGTTGAAACATTGAAAAGACTACGATTAATTTTAGGCGATCAGTTAAATCATCAACACAGCTGGTTTAAAGAAGAGCAGGAAAATATCACCTATATTTTTATGGAAATGCGCCAGGAAACCGATTATACGGTGCATCATATCCAGAAAGTAGTAGGTTTCTTTTTAGCGATGCGCAATTTTGCAGATCATTTAAAAGAGCGTGATCATCAAGTTATTTATTATCGTATTTCAGATGAAAATAATCAGCAAGATCTAGCCGAAAATATAAAACAATTGATTGCTGAAAATGATATTGAAAAGTTCGAGTATCAATTACCAGATGAATATCGTTTAGACGAACAATTAAAAAAGATTTGTGATTCGCTTTCGATCCAAACGGAAGCCTACGACACCGAGCATTTTTTGACTAAACGTGATGATCTTGAAAAATTTTATGCAGGCAAGAAGCAAATGACTATGGAGTATTTCTACCGCGATATGCGAAAGAAATACGATATTATGATGGCTACCAAAAACGATCCTGAAGGTGGAAAATGGAACTTTGACAAATCGAACCGAAAAAAATGGACAGGAAAACCTGAGATTCCGCATGAGCGTGGTTTTAGAAAAGATGTTTCAGCTTTAGTAAAAGAAATTGAAGAAGCCGGCATCAAAACAATAGGCAACATTGACGAGAAAAGCTTCAACTGGCCCACGTCTAGAGAAGATGGTCTTTCTGTTCTAAACTACTTCTGTAAAAATCTTTTAATTCATTTTGGGGATTTTCAGGATGCGTTGCATACCGATAAAGCTTATCTTTTTCACTCCCGACTTTCCTTCTGCATGAATACGAAAATGCTAAGCCCAAAGGAGGTTATTGACTCGGTTGTTGGATATTATTATGATCATACAGATGAAATTGATATTTCTCAGGTTGAAGGTTTTGTGCGGCAAATTTTAGGTTGGCGAGAATATATGCGTGGTATTTATTGGTTAAAAATGCCGGGATATCGCAGAAGTAATAAACTCGATAACCAAAATGAGTTGCCTCCTTTTTATTGGAATGGGAATACTAAAATGAATTGCTTGCATCACGCTATTACCCAAAGTTTAGATAATGCGTATGCGCATCACATCCAGCGCTTAATGATTACCGGCAATTATGCGTTGCTTACGCAATGCCATCCTGATGAAGTTGATGCTTGGTATTTAGGGATTTATATCGATGCGATTGAATGGGTAGAAATCACCAATACCCGCGGAATGAGTCAGTTTGCCGATGGTGGAATAGTTGCCACCAAACCCTATGTTTCTAGCGGTAGCTACATTAATAAAATGAGTAATTATTGTAAAAATTGCCATTATAAAGTAAGCAAAAAAACAGAAGAAGATGCCTGCCCATTCAATAGTTTGTATTGGAATTTTCTAGATGACAAGAAAGAATACTTCAGAAACAACCAACGAATGAATATGATGATGAGTTTATTAGAAAAGAAAGATGCTCAAGAAATTACTAAAATTAAAGAGCGTGCAGCCCAAATTATTAAAAACCCATCAGATTTTTAA
- a CDS encoding Sec-independent protein translocase subunit TatA/TatB yields the protein MTTLPLFISGAEIGFIIFILVMVFGADKIPEIARGMGKGMRMLRNASDDIKTEITKSADKQGIDTKSITKDVKGEIDKVKEDIDEITGSVRRKF from the coding sequence ATGACAACACTTCCGTTATTTATTAGTGGCGCAGAGATTGGATTTATCATCTTTATTCTAGTGATGGTATTTGGTGCAGATAAGATTCCTGAAATTGCTCGAGGAATGGGTAAAGGAATGCGGATGTTGCGAAATGCATCAGATGACATTAAAACTGAAATTACCAAAAGCGCAGATAAACAGGGAATAGATACTAAAAGCATCACTAAAGATGTAAAAGGTGAAATCGATAAGGTTAAGGAAGATATCGATGAGATTACCGGCTCTGTAAGACGCAAATTCTAA